Below is a genomic region from Oscillatoria sp. FACHB-1407.
GCAGCGATCGCCCAAAACTCGCCTGATCTCCTAATTAGCGATATTAGTATGCCCGATGAGGATGGCTACTCGCTGATGCGGCGCATTCGAGCTTACGAAGTGGAGCAAGGACGACAACAAATCCCGGCGATCGCCCTGACGGCTTTTGCGCGTGATGAAGATCAGCGAGCCGCATTTGCAGTCGGTTTTCAACAGTACTTTGCCAAACCCATTAATCCGTTTGATCTAGTAACAATGATTACAGTTCTAGTGAAAACGCCTGAGGCAGCCGAGCAATCTATTGAGTAAAGAAAATGGAATTCCATTGTACTGCTAAGAGTCAATAAATCCTATTAAAACAAAATTAAATCAGAGTCAGGATCTACCTCTTTAGAGGTATATTCCATGACAGAGTGATAACTAGTATGTGATCATGAATTGTGAAAATTCACACGAATATTAACCATAACAA
It encodes:
- a CDS encoding response regulator — translated: MINDFPDLSGIRILLVDDDADTRELITFVLEQCQAEVMAVMSAQAGFAAIAQNSPDLLISDISMPDEDGYSLMRRIRAYEVEQGRQQIPAIALTAFARDEDQRAAFAVGFQQYFAKPINPFDLVTMITVLVKTPEAAEQSIE